Proteins encoded by one window of Xyrauchen texanus isolate HMW12.3.18 chromosome 24, RBS_HiC_50CHRs, whole genome shotgun sequence:
- the LOC127617653 gene encoding transmembrane protein 50A-like produces MSGFLDGIRCGDCECNVDWSEKRNTIASIAAGVLFFTGWWIIIDAAIMYPKEEQFHHAYHTCGVIATVAFLMINAVSNGQVRGDSYSEGCLGQTGARVWLFIGFMLAFGSLIASMWILFGGFVVSDLKDLSVYPGIAVFFQNAFIFFGGLVFKFGRTEDLWQ; encoded by the exons ATGTCAGGGTTTCTGGATGGGATCCGATGTGGGGATTGTGAGTGTAATGTGGACTGGAGTGAGAAGAGAAACACCATCGCCTCCATCGCAGCTGGTGTTCTG TTTTTCACAGGCTGGTGGATCATCATCGATGCTGCGATAATGTACCCTAAAGAAGAACAGTTCCATCACGCATACCATACCTGTGGAGTAATAGCGACTGTAGCCTTCCTCAT GATCAATGCCGTGTCCAATGGGCAGGTTAGGGGGGACAGCTACAGCGAGGGCTGCTTGGGCCAGACAG GTGCCAGAGTTTGGCTCTTTATCGGGTTCATGTTGGCATTCGGGTCTCTGATCGCCTCTATGTGGATTCTGTTTGGAGGGTTTGTTGTGTCTG ACCTAAAGGATCTTTCAGTGTATCCTGGTATTGCTGTTTTCTTCCAAAATGCATTCATCTTCTTTGG TGGTCTGGTGTTTAAGTTTGGCCGAACTGAGGACCTCTGGCAATGA